Proteins co-encoded in one Populus trichocarpa isolate Nisqually-1 chromosome 10, P.trichocarpa_v4.1, whole genome shotgun sequence genomic window:
- the LOC7462656 gene encoding receptor protein kinase TMK1: protein MGVWLFTNFSLFLSLLLCLANSQQNDDAAAMMKLRGSLGNPSTLGWSGSDPCNWLHVGCLDNRVTRIQIGNQNLQGTLPPELKDLTQLTRFEVMNNQLTGALPSLSGLSFLQVLFLHNNTLSSIPPDFFAGMTSLTSVYLDYNPFESWEIPESLKDASALKEFSANGANVAGKIPEFFNSDVFPGMETLHLAFNYFEGGLPLNFSGSTIQSLWLNGQKSNSRLNGTISILQNMTSLKEIWLQGNHFTGPLPDLSGMISLEDLNLRDNSLTGVVPPSLLNISTLRVVNFTNNKLQGPTPSFARTVDADMIPGTNNFCLDNPGVACNATVNVLLSVAKNFGYPASLADLWKGNDPCTSTQAWKGITCGGGDILVINLKKAGLSGTISSDFSLISRLQKLILSDNMLTGTIPDELISLSNLALLDVSNNKLSGQIPKFRSNVQVEYGGNPDIGKINTSYAPPGAPGSTPSGTGGGSDGSGNKNSASGKIVGSVIGAVGVVCVVGLGVFFYSKKQKRSSKVQSPNMMIIHPRRSWDQDEVKITVAGSSANSGVESFTDSVGPSDIQVVRTENMVISIQVLRNVTNNFSEENILGRGGFGTVYKGELHDGTKIAVKRMESGVISEKGLAEFMSEIAVLTKVRHRHLVALLGYCLDGNERLLVYEYMPRGTLSSHLFSWKEEGVKPLDWTRRLTIGLDVARGVEYLHGLAHQSFIHRDLKPSNILLGDDMRAKVADFGLVRLAPEGKASIETRLAGTFGYLAPEYAVTGRVTTKVDVFSFGVILMEMITGRKALDETQPEDSLHLVTWFRRMHINKDTFRKTIDPTINLDEETLGSISTVADLAGHCTAREPYQRPDMGHVVNVLSSLVEIWKPAEPDSDEMYGIDFEMPLPEVLLKWQAFDGSSSSFLASGDNTQTSIPTRPSGFAESFTSADGR from the exons ATGGGTGTTTGGCTTTTCACCAATTTCTCACTCTTTCTTTCCCTACTACTATGTCTAGCCAATTCTCAGCAAAACGACGACGCAGCAGCCATGATGAAACTGAGAGGCAGCCTTGGCAACCCATCTACTCTCGGCTGGTCTGGCTCTGACCCATGTAACTGGCTCCACGTGGGTTGCTTAGATAACCGGGTCACTCGGATCCAAATAGGCAATCAGAATTTACAAGGTACTCTCCCCCCAGAACTCAAAGACTTGACTCAGCTAACTCGGTTCGAGGTCATGAACAACCAGTTAACGGGCGCATTACCGAGTTTATCAGGTTTAAGCTTTCTCCAAGTCCTCTTTTTACATAACAACACTCTCTCTTCAATTCCTCCTGATTTTTTCGCCGGAATGACGTCCTTAACCAGCGTCTATTTGGATTACAATCCTTTTGAATCATGGGAGATACCGGAGAGTCTCAAGGATGCTAGTGCTTTGAAGGAATTCTCGGCGAACGGTGCTAATGTAGCTGGCAAAATCCCTGAATTTTTTAACAGCGATGTGTTTCCTGGCATGGAGACTTTGCATTtagcttttaattattttgagggTGGATTGCCCCTCAATTTTTCGGGGTCTACTATACAATCTTTATGGCTTAACGGCCAAAAGAGTAATTCGAGGCTAAATGGTACTATTTCTATCCTGCAAAACATGACTTCATTGAAAGAAATTTGGCTCCAAGGAAATCATTTTACGGGTCCTTTGCCTGATTTGTCTGGGATGATTTCATTGGAAGATTTGAATTTAAGGGATAATAGCTTGACGGGTGTTGTTCCGCCATCATTGCTGAACATTTCTACACTTCGTGTTGTCAATTTCACTAATAATAAGCTCCAGGGACCGACGCCCAGTTTTGCTAGGACAGTTGATGCGGATATGATTCCCGGGactaataatttttgtttggatAATCCTGGTGTTGCTTGTAATGCTACTGTTAATGTTTTGTTGTCGGTTGCAAAAAACTTTGGATACCCTGCTAGTCTTGCTGACCTTTGGAAAGGAAATGATCCTTGCACATCCACCCAAGCCTGGAAAGGAATTACTTGTGGTGGAGGGGATATTTTGGTGATTAACTTGAAGAAAGCAGGACTTAGCGGTACCATTTCTTCagacttttctttgatttcGAGACTACAGAAATTGATTCTTTCTGATAACATGCTTACTGGTACGATACCCGATGAGCTTATAAGTTTGTCTAATCTTGCTTTATTAGATGTCTCGAATAATAAACTCTCTGGTCAAATACCCAAGTTTAGAAGTAATGTGCAAGTGGAATATGGTGGAAATCCTGATATTGGAAAGATTAACACTAGCTATGCTCCCCCTGGTGCTCCTGGAAGTACACCTTCTGGTACAGGTGGTGGTTCGGATGGTAGTGGAAACAAGAACTCAGCTAGTGGAAAGATTGTGGGTTCTGTGATTGGTGCTGTTGGTGTTGTATGTGTGGTTGGGTTAGGTGTATTCTTTTATAGTAAGAAACAAAAGCGATCTAGTAAGGTTCAGAGTCCAAATATGATGATTATTCACCCGCGCCGCTCATGGGATCAGGATGAGGTGAAAATCACTGTTGCTGGATCAAGTGCAAATAGTGGAGTTGAGAGCTTTACTGATAGTGTTGGACCCAGTGACATTCAAGTGGTCAGGACTGAGAATATGGTGATCTCAATTCAAGTTTTAAGAAATGTTACGAATAATTTTAGTGAAGAAAATATATTGGGAAGAGGTGGATTTGGGACTGTATACAAGGGGGAGTTGCATGATGGAACAAAAATTGCAGTAAAGAGGATGGAGTCGGGAGTGATTAGCGAGAAGGGTCTAGCAGAGTTCATGTCTGAGATTGCAGTGCTTACCAAGGTTCGACACCGCCATCTAGTCGCCCTTCTAGGATATTGCTTGGATGGAAATGAGAGGCTTCTTGTTTATGAATATATGCCTCGGGGGACTCTTAGCAGTCATCTTTTTAGTTGGAAGGAGGAGGGTGTCAAACCGCTCGACTGGACTAGAAGATTAACTATTGGCTTGGATGTTGCTAGAGGCGTTGAATACCTACATGGGCTGGCACATCAAAGTTTTATTCACAGGGATCTCAAGCCTTCCAATATTCTTCTAGGAGATGATATGCGGGCCAAAGTGGCTGATTTTGGATTGGTTCGTCTTGCTCCAGAAGGGAAAGCTTCAATTGAAACGAGACTAGCTGGAACTTTTGGATATCTTGCTCCTGAATATGCAG TGACTGGTCGAGTGACTACCAAGGTTGATGTGTTCAGCTTTGGAGTCATATTAATGGAGATGATCACAGGAAGGAAGGCACTGGATGAGACCCAGCCTGAGGACAGCTTGCATCTTGTTACTTGGTTCCGTAGGATGCACATCAACAAAGACACGTTCCGTAAAACCATTGACCCAACCATTAATCTTGATGAGGAAACCCTTGGTAGCATTAGCACAGTTGCCGATCTAGCAGGCCACTGCACTGCAAGGGAGCCCTACCAAAGGCCAGACATGGGTCACGTGGTTAATGTTCTGTCATCTCTTGTTGAGATTTGGAAACCAGCAGAACCAGATTCTGATGAAATGTATGGGATTGATTTTGAGATGCCCTTGCCCGAAGTGCTCCTGAAGTGGCAGGCATTTGATGGAAGCAGCTCTTCATTTCTTGCCAGTGGGGATAATACCCAGACTAGCATACCTACTCGGCCATCTGGCTTTGCGGAGTCGTTTACATCAGCAGATGGACGGTAG
- the LOC18102541 gene encoding U-box domain-containing protein 21 has protein sequence MMISTWRKRRAARLAGKRRLESEMGDIEVTIPNHFRCPISLELMKDPVTMSSGITYDRESIEKWIEAGNVTCPVTNRVLRSLDPIPNHTIRKMIQDWCVTNSSYGIERIPTPRIPVSSEEALEIHLKIKTACKKGDQIGCQNLAAKIKALAKESERNKSCLVATGTAGVLSYAFDEFSKASFEENVAVLDEILSSLAVLLHHDKATNWPGSDASIDRIVLFLKSEDLSARRNAVLVLKELVPILDYRKVDMLLEIEGAMEALFKLIKAPICHAATKASLMVIYHMVTSPSPSNAKIIAKFVDLGLVSLLLEMLVDAERSLCEKALGVLDGICGSDQGREEAYNHALTIPVLVRKIHRVSDLAMKFSVSILFKLCMNEKRENGGVLVEAIQRNAFEKLLVLLQVGCDERTKEKATQLLRVLNAYRSSVDCIDSVDFKNVKRPF, from the coding sequence ATGATGATCTCTACATGGAGAAAGCGAAGAGCAGCTCGCCTGGCCGGCAAGCGGCGACTAGAGAGCGAAATGGGAGACATCGAAGTGACAATACCAAATCATTTTCGATGCCCGATTTCGCTGGAATTGATGAAAGATCCGGTCACCATGTCAAGTGGGATTACTTACGATCGTGAGAGCATCGAGAAGTGGATAGAGGCTGGGAATGTGACCTGCCCCGTTACCAACAGGGTCTTGAGGAGCCTTGATCCTATACCAAATCACACCATACGTAAAATGATACAAGATTGGTGCGTCACAAATAGTTCTTACGGGATAGAAAGAATTCCAACGCCTAGAATTCCCGTGAGTTCTGAAGAGGCTTTGGAGATTCATCTCAAAATTAAAACAGCTTGTAAAAAAGGAGATCAGATTGGGTGCCAAAATTTGGCCGCCAAGATTAAGGCTCTAGCGAAGGAGAGCGAACGTAACAAGAGCTGCCTCGTGGCTACTGGAACGGCTGGTGTTTTATCATATGCTTTTGATGAGTTTTCAAAAGCTTCTTTCGAAGAAAATGTTGCGGTCCTGGACGAAATACTGTCCAGTTTGGCAGTACTTCTGCATCATGACAAGGCAACGAATTGGCCTGGCTCAGATGCATCTATAGATCGCATCGTGTTGTTCTTGAAAAGTGAGGATTTGTCTGCGAGAAGAAATGCAGTTCTGGTGCTAAAAGAGCTTGTTCCAATATTGGATTACAGAAAAGTAGACATGTTACTAGAAATTGAAGGAGCCATGGAAGCGTTGTTTAAGCTAATTAAGGCACCCATTTGTCATGCTGCAACAAAAGCTTCATTAATGGTCATTTATCATATGGTCACATCACCATCTCCTTCAAACGCAAAGATCATAGCTAAGTTTGTTGATTTGGGTTTGGTCTCGTTGCTGTTAGAAATGCTTGTAGACGCAGAAAGAAGTTTATGTGAGAAGGCGTTGGGCGTTCTTGATGGAATTTGTGGCAGTGATCAAGGGAGAGAGGAGGCATACAATCATGCTCTCACAATACCAGTTCTCGTCAGGAAAATACACCGAGTCTCAGACTTGGCAATGAAGTTCTCTGTCTCTATTCTATTTAAACTCTGCATgaatgagaagagagaaaatggaGGTGTTCTAGTCGAGGCTATTCAAAGgaatgcttttgaaaagctTTTGGTTCTCTTACAGGTTGGCTGTGATGAGAGAACAAAGGAGAAGGCAACTCAGCTGTTGAGGGTGTTGAATGCTTATAGAAGCAGTGTGGACTGTATCGATTCTGTAGATTTCAAGAATGTCAAAAGGCCCTTTTAA
- the LOC7462657 gene encoding putative clathrin assembly protein At1g03050: MHKRFRQVFCALKEHTSVSYAKIATFGGFCDVDLIIVKATAPDDLPLPEKYMHELVKIFSFSNSSFHSFSLSFTRRFGNTRSWKVALKCLILLNRLLRSLPEDSPVRAELLWIRSNGLLSLYPCHFRDDSSSNPEAYTVFIRSYAQLLDQSLDCFSLDNKATEEEVMHESLQHKIKQVSRKLELLPRLQSLIDRVLDCIPTGVAPRSLIVHQAMKHIIRDSFVCYTTFRREIVLVLDNLLEMPYRSCVSAFGIYKKAAMQAGQLCEFYDWCKAKGFCGSFEYPFIDRIPQIHIQALETFLNGMWQLTNQSSSSLTTSPSSWVEFKSNSTEDDDQGKQVVKTNTLIKISSQLERSEENGFASNFELGKEEVAPLIQLEEGEDDNWEALLEASLNTSSHDHRKNFLVYPNSFLQWLWRWTWV; encoded by the coding sequence ATGCACAAGCGATTCAGGCAAGTTTTTTGTGCTCTAAAGGAGCACACCTCTGTAAGTTATGCCAAAATCGCCACATTTGGAGGGTTTTGTGATGTTGATCTCATAATTGTCAAAGCAACTGCTCCTGATGACTTACCATTGCCTGAAAAATACATGCACGAGCTCGTGAAGATATTTTCCTTCTCTAACTCATCATTTCACTCCTTTTCTCTTAGCTTCACTCGCCGTTTTGGCAATACTCGATCCTGGAAAGTTGCTCTCAAATGCCTCATTCTCCTCAACCGCTTGCTCAGGTCATTGCCTGAAGATAGCCCTGTTCGGGCAGAACTATTATGGATTAGATCCAATGGCTTGCTCTCTCTCTATCCATGTCATTTCCGAGACGATTCATCTTCAAATCCTGAAGCTTACACCGTGTTTATTAGGTCCTACGCGCAATTACTCGACCAATCTCTTGATTGCTTTTCCTTGGACAACAAGGCAACAGAGGAAGAAGTGATGCATGAGAGCTTAcagcataaaataaaacaagtgaGTAGAAAGCTTGAGCTTTTGCCACGACTTCAAAGCCTAATAGACCGAGTATTGGATTGCATACCAACTGGGGTTGCTCCTAGAAGCTTGATTGTTCATCAGGCAATGAAACATATCATTCGTGATAGTTTCGTTTGTTACACAACTTTTCGAAGAGAgattgttttggttttggatAACTTGCTTGAAATGCCATACAGGAGTTGTGTTTCGGCATTTGGTATTTACAAGAAAGCTGCGATGCAAGCAGGTCAGCTTTGCGAGTTTTACGATTGGTGTAAGGCTAAAGGGTTCTGTGGCTCATTCGAGTACCCTTTCATAGACAGAATTCCACAGATACATATTCAGGCTCTCGAGACTTTTCTCAATGGGATGTGGCAGCTAACTAatcaatcatcatcatcattaactACGTCACCATCCTCGTGGGTTGAGTTTAAATCAAATTCAACGGAAGATGATGATCAAGGGAAGCAAGTTGTTAAAACAAATACTCTAATTAAGATTAGTTCTCAATTGGAGAGATCCGAAGAGAATGGCTTTGCAAGTAACTTTGAGCTGGGAAAAGAAGAGGTGGCACCTCTAATTCAGTTAGAAGAAGGGGAAGATGATAACTGGGAGGCCTTGCTGGAAGCTTCCCTTAATACTTCTTCACATGACCATCGAAAGAACTTCCTGGTTTACCCTAATAGCTTTTTGCAATGGCTATGGCGATGGACATGGGTATGA